The sequence TGGCCACCGCCTCACCCCGCCGCTTTCTCATCGCCGATGAGGTGGGTCTCGGCAAAACCATCGAAGCCGCGCTAATCCTGCGAGAACTGCTCAGTCGCGGCGAACTCAAGCGGGCGCTGATGGTGGTTCCCGCCGGGCTGGTAAACAACTGGCATCGCGAACTGAATGAAGTCTTTCACCTGAATTTCGAGGTGTTCGGGAGCGAGGGCGACGTGACCGATCGCAAATCCAATGCGTTCGAGAAACACAACCTGCTCATCGCCAGCATTGATACCTTGAAGTTGCGTGCCCGCGTTGCTCGGTTGAAAGCCGCGCCTCCATGGGATTTGGTCGTGTTTGATGAAGCCCACCATCTGACCGCCTACCGGCAAAACGGCAAGCTGGTGAAAACGCAGAATTTCCGCCTTGCGGAAATGCTCAAGGAACACACCCGCGACCTGATTCTCCTGTCTGCCACGCCCCACCAGGGCGATCATTTCCGCTTCTGGATGCTGGTGCAGATGCTCAATCCCACCCTCTTTAATTCGCCGAATGAGATGGTCGAGCATCGGCATCGCTTGAACGCCGTGGTGTTCCGGCGCACGAAAGCCGACGCCTGCAAGCCGGACGGCTCAACCCTGTTCGCCCGGCGGCAGGTCCAGACCGAGTCGTTCACCATGGCCGATACCGAGCGGGGTTTTTACGCCGCCCTCGTGGCGTATTTGCAGGACGGGTTTGCGCTGGCCAAGCGCTAGGGCAAACGTGGCCAGGGTCTGGCGTTCGTGATGACCATCTTCCAGAAGATTGCCGCCTCCAGTTTCGCCGCCGTCCAGCGCACCTTGCGCCGTCGGCTCATCGCGCTGACGATTCAGGAATCGTTGATGCATGACCAGCAGTTGGATATTGACCAGCGCAACGCCGCGCTCGACGAGGCGCGAACGCTCATCCGCGAATTGCACGGCATCGCCGAAGGTCGCCTGGAGAACGCGCAGGTGGACCAGTTGCTGGCCGATTATCGCTACAAGATTTTGAAGTTGCAGCGCGAGGAGGAGGAAGCCTTGGGCACAGGTGCGGACGAGTTTGGTTCGGAAACCGGCGCCGCCGCTGCCGAGGATGCCGCCATCAACAGTGTGGCCGTGGCATTGCCAGAGGAGCGCCGTCGTATCAAGGAACTGCTGGCCAACTACCCCGCGCAGCGCGAAACCAAGGTGGAAAAACTCATCGGCGCGCTCGGTGTCTTGTGGCGTCAGAACCCGCAGGAGCGCATGGTCATCTTTGCTACGTATCTCGGCAGCGTGGAAATGCTTGGTGCGGAGATCGAAAAACAGTATCCCGGTCAGGGTGTCACCGTCCTTAAGGGCGGTGACCACGGTGCCAAGACGGCGGCAGAAAAACGGTTCAAGGCCC is a genomic window of Verrucomicrobiota bacterium containing:
- a CDS encoding DEAD/DEAH box helicase; the encoded protein is MSVATTNLQPGIRVRHADLGEGVVIAAPVDGFIKVFFPVGERQVPVASLTSALGRSEVVVTNTRGGAKRALRAWLCYQAHALPLMDNVSALTSAKIDLLPHQVVLTHRVATASPRRFLIADEVGLGKTIEAALILRELLSRGELKRALMVVPAGLVNNWHRELNEVFHLNFEVFGSEGDVTDRKSNAFEKHNLLIASIDTLKLRARVARLKAAPPWDLVVFDEAHHLTAYRQNGKLVKTQNFRLAEMLKEHTRDLILLSATPHQGDHFRFWMLVQMLNPTLFNSPNEMVEHRHRLNAVVFRRTKADACKPDGSTLFARRQVQTESFTMADTERGFYAALVAYLQDGFALAKR